A region from the Leptospirillum ferriphilum ML-04 genome encodes:
- the gltX gene encoding glutamate--tRNA ligase: MTDAPIRVRFAPSPTGHLHLGGARTALFNYLFARHHHGTFVLRIEDTDRERSTKESIQAIFNGLEWLSIDWDEGPFYQSERLDKYKAVSDSLLESGKAYRCFCTPQELETRRQEALAKGQPPKYDGRCRSRNDQPQGPYVIRFKNPEIPEILVEDMIRGSLSFNGNLLDDWVLVRSDGYPTYNFAVVVDDIDMNISHVIRGDDHINNTPRQITLFQALGASLPKFAHIPMIHGSDRAKLSKRHGATSVMAYKDMGYLPHALVNYIARLGWSHKDQEVFTKEELIQFFDLDKVGSSPAIFNTEKLLWLNAQYMKNTPSDELSELVKPFLKPVLHPIEYESPDSPPRLSEIIEVWKSRSRTLQDLANSVYPFMDRDFSFSEDVLSKHLTKTSVPLLQAFKDRFEHLSQWDKPSLEHVIHEIGEEFGLKLSQLAQPLRAALTGQSVSPGIYDVLLLLGRLEVKQRIQNALSKAGGPF, translated from the coding sequence TTGACCGATGCTCCCATTCGTGTTCGCTTCGCTCCCAGTCCCACCGGCCATCTTCATCTTGGTGGAGCACGAACAGCCCTCTTCAACTATCTTTTTGCCAGACACCATCACGGAACTTTTGTTTTACGGATTGAAGATACCGATCGCGAACGGTCCACCAAAGAGTCCATTCAGGCTATTTTCAACGGCCTTGAATGGTTATCGATAGATTGGGATGAAGGGCCCTTCTATCAGTCTGAAAGACTAGACAAGTACAAGGCTGTCTCCGACTCACTTCTGGAGTCCGGTAAAGCCTACCGTTGCTTTTGTACTCCTCAGGAGCTGGAAACAAGAAGACAGGAAGCTCTGGCCAAAGGGCAGCCCCCCAAATATGATGGTCGTTGCCGTTCAAGAAATGACCAGCCTCAAGGACCTTATGTGATTCGTTTTAAAAATCCGGAGATACCTGAGATCCTTGTCGAGGACATGATTCGTGGCTCATTGTCATTTAACGGAAATCTTCTGGATGACTGGGTTCTCGTTCGGTCGGACGGATACCCGACATATAATTTTGCTGTTGTTGTTGATGACATCGATATGAACATTAGCCATGTCATTCGCGGAGATGATCACATCAACAATACCCCCCGTCAGATCACTCTCTTTCAGGCTCTTGGAGCATCTCTTCCAAAATTTGCCCACATACCGATGATTCATGGTTCGGACCGTGCAAAACTTTCAAAACGTCATGGCGCCACTTCGGTCATGGCGTATAAAGATATGGGGTATTTGCCTCATGCATTGGTGAATTACATTGCCAGACTTGGTTGGTCGCACAAAGATCAGGAAGTTTTCACAAAGGAAGAATTAATCCAGTTTTTTGACCTGGACAAGGTCGGATCATCACCAGCGATTTTTAATACGGAAAAACTCCTATGGTTGAATGCCCAATACATGAAAAACACCCCCTCCGATGAACTTTCAGAATTGGTCAAACCTTTTCTGAAACCTGTCCTCCATCCCATCGAATATGAGTCCCCGGACTCGCCGCCAAGACTTTCGGAAATTATTGAAGTCTGGAAATCACGGTCACGAACTCTTCAGGATCTGGCCAATTCCGTTTACCCATTTATGGACAGAGATTTTTCTTTTTCAGAAGACGTTCTTTCAAAGCACCTGACGAAAACATCAGTCCCTCTTCTTCAAGCATTTAAGGACCGATTTGAGCATCTTTCCCAATGGGATAAACCTTCCCTGGAACATGTGATTCATGAAATTGGAGAAGAATTCGGACTTAAGCTGTCTCAGCTGGCGCAACCTCTTCGAGCGGCATTAACCGGACAGTCCGTCAGCCCGGGAATTTATGATGTTCTTCTCCTATTGGGTCGTCTGGAAGTCAAACAACGCATACAAAATGCCCTATCCAAAGCAGGAGGCCCATTTTGA
- a CDS encoding phosphate-starvation-inducible PsiE family protein — protein MSSSGSPSDLHDPHDPRDLHKNFVSKLRNMLLRLDDYVHLFVAIFLMAGAVVVLLHSATTLTSLSIDSVLGLINDMLFVVIILELLWIMLSYLGRRRFPIASFIIIGIISSIRRILLIEAQSSFHSKAANNFLSRQTIDLLLYVLVVLILVFSYHLLVRTSSGNDAESRQRD, from the coding sequence ATGTCGTCGTCTGGCAGCCCTTCGGACCTGCATGATCCCCATGATCCTCGGGATCTGCATAAAAATTTTGTTTCAAAGCTGCGAAATATGTTGTTAAGGTTGGACGACTATGTCCATCTCTTTGTTGCCATTTTTTTGATGGCCGGTGCTGTTGTCGTTTTGCTCCATTCTGCGACAACCCTCACCAGCCTTTCCATTGATTCTGTCCTCGGTTTGATCAACGACATGCTGTTTGTCGTCATCATTCTTGAGCTTCTCTGGATCATGTTAAGCTATCTTGGTCGAAGGCGATTTCCTATTGCCTCTTTTATCATCATCGGGATTATCTCCTCTATTCGAAGGATTCTCCTGATAGAAGCTCAATCTTCATTTCATTCAAAAGCAGCAAATAATTTTTTATCTCGTCAGACCATTGATCTTCTTCTCTATGTCTTGGTCGTCTTGATACTTGTTTTTTCTTACCACCTTCTGGTTCGGACTTCCTCCGGGAATGATGCAGAATCCCGGCAAAGAGACTGA
- a CDS encoding carbon monoxide dehydrogenase beta subunit family protein produces MNPYKVLRGPEGFLPPAAALAGNILPEEGQGHFEGQIVSEEQAIEESARKFASAKVPTIFPGPLVLWGWNEKALRTAEAVERLSVAGGINIIPMPDYRPKYPKIDPEAEINPNHPNLTIWHNKIDVCMFIGVHCHYANLSLKIIRGGTSCFTMAFCAHAGHEDANLTVRDMSPEKVDKVTAILKKLKTNSKGF; encoded by the coding sequence GTGAATCCGTATAAAGTTTTAAGAGGTCCTGAAGGTTTTCTCCCCCCTGCAGCCGCTCTGGCTGGAAATATCTTGCCGGAAGAGGGTCAGGGGCATTTTGAAGGTCAAATTGTTTCTGAAGAGCAGGCAATCGAAGAATCAGCAAGAAAATTTGCTTCCGCAAAAGTTCCTACGATCTTTCCTGGTCCACTTGTTCTTTGGGGATGGAATGAAAAGGCACTAAGAACAGCAGAAGCTGTAGAAAGACTTTCGGTGGCCGGGGGGATCAATATTATCCCGATGCCGGATTATCGTCCGAAATATCCAAAGATTGATCCGGAAGCAGAAATTAATCCGAACCATCCAAATCTGACTATTTGGCATAATAAAATTGACGTTTGCATGTTCATCGGCGTGCATTGTCATTACGCCAATCTCTCCCTGAAAATTATTCGGGGGGGAACTTCATGTTTCACGATGGCATTTTGTGCACATGCCGGACATGAAGACGCAAACCTTACGGTCAGAGACATGAGCCCTGAAAAGGTTGATAAAGTAACTGCTATATTGAAAAAGTTAAAGACGAATTCAAAAGGTTTTTGA
- a CDS encoding 2-oxoacid:acceptor oxidoreductase family protein has product MSAMKRRINIRMSGLGGQGVVTSAHIMAMAASKEDKFSISNPFFGAEKRMAPAESYVRIGPEKIYDRGELVYPDVVMVFHPQVITMGKSYTMPFYSGIKKNGIIIINDDIELLTDSEKEELDQMGVLVYYVPATKMALDIAGTELSTNMAMIGSVSGLTDVIGMEALDLALQDRFGKKYVASGGTATLDEAIKKKFAKKEMLLQKNLDTIKVAYDRAKEYAKSNNYIPAVMA; this is encoded by the coding sequence ATGAGTGCTATGAAAAGACGGATTAATATCCGTATGTCAGGCCTCGGTGGCCAAGGTGTGGTGACATCAGCGCACATCATGGCTATGGCGGCTTCAAAAGAGGACAAGTTCTCCATTTCAAATCCGTTCTTTGGGGCAGAGAAAAGAATGGCGCCTGCCGAATCGTATGTCAGGATCGGGCCGGAAAAGATTTATGACAGAGGAGAGCTCGTTTACCCGGATGTCGTGATGGTCTTTCATCCCCAGGTTATTACGATGGGGAAAAGCTATACGATGCCGTTTTATTCAGGTATCAAAAAAAATGGCATCATCATCATTAATGACGATATTGAGCTTCTGACGGACAGCGAAAAGGAAGAGCTCGATCAGATGGGAGTCCTTGTTTACTATGTACCAGCAACAAAAATGGCGCTGGACATTGCCGGGACGGAGCTCTCTACAAACATGGCAATGATTGGAAGTGTTTCTGGACTGACGGATGTTATCGGAATGGAAGCTCTGGACCTTGCACTTCAGGATCGGTTTGGTAAGAAATATGTCGCATCCGGTGGTACCGCTACATTGGACGAAGCTATTAAGAAAAAATTTGCCAAAAAGGAAATGCTTCTGCAGAAAAATTTGGACACGATAAAAGTTGCATACGATAGAGCGAAGGAATATGCAAAAAGCAACAACTATATACCGGCAGTCATGGCCTAG
- a CDS encoding thiamine pyrophosphate-dependent enzyme, translating into MGKEKIQINEEFWDIMPDDYKDLVTHSTYGKTDRGWKDVGSSTELIAEHSLCAGCPESIAFRHIMASIPAPEDTVMVGSTGCTSLVFPMVAVHNIHSLFGNQNAVATGLKRALNVRFPDKTKDVIVLAGDGATVDIGLDMTLQSWFRGERFTTICFDNELYANTGGQESGLMQKGFVAKMAPVGKKFEKVRLPEIARESGCAYVAVLTTSKPSLVEKVVRQAVLIAREIGPTYLQIYTPCILEIGKQSMEGLQEMRDAESAGERFKFREYVTPEAQAFLDEIAAKKKAEKLASASN; encoded by the coding sequence ATGGGTAAAGAAAAAATCCAGATCAATGAAGAATTTTGGGATATCATGCCAGATGACTATAAAGATCTGGTGACGCATTCGACTTATGGTAAGACGGATCGAGGCTGGAAGGATGTTGGTAGCTCCACAGAGCTGATTGCCGAGCATTCGCTCTGTGCAGGCTGCCCGGAATCGATTGCATTTCGTCATATTATGGCATCCATTCCAGCACCGGAAGACACGGTCATGGTTGGATCGACCGGTTGTACCAGTCTTGTGTTTCCGATGGTTGCGGTCCACAACATTCATTCCCTCTTTGGCAACCAGAATGCAGTTGCAACTGGTTTAAAAAGAGCCCTCAATGTCCGTTTTCCGGATAAGACAAAAGATGTCATCGTTCTGGCCGGTGATGGCGCGACGGTGGATATCGGTTTGGATATGACCCTGCAGTCCTGGTTCAGGGGAGAGCGCTTTACAACGATCTGTTTCGATAATGAATTGTATGCAAATACGGGTGGCCAGGAATCCGGCCTCATGCAAAAGGGATTTGTGGCTAAAATGGCTCCGGTGGGGAAGAAGTTTGAAAAAGTTCGTCTTCCGGAAATTGCCCGTGAATCTGGCTGTGCCTATGTCGCTGTTTTGACGACATCAAAACCGAGTTTGGTAGAGAAGGTGGTCCGGCAGGCTGTTCTGATCGCGAGAGAAATCGGACCTACATACCTTCAGATATATACACCCTGTATTCTCGAAATTGGAAAGCAATCCATGGAAGGTCTCCAGGAAATGAGAGATGCCGAATCAGCGGGTGAAAGATTCAAGTTTAGAGAATATGTTACGCCCGAAGCACAGGCATTTCTTGATGAAATAGCTGCCAAGAAAAAAGCGGAAAAACTCGCATCAGCATCGAACTAG
- a CDS encoding transketolase C-terminal domain-containing protein has product MAGHEGNGMPQIGSMNKKGQIITDPQELFFLSPRTQAFLTGSEVIKEAVKRASVDFSVAYPITPQSEASSLVGELFADGYVGDYMRGESEFAVMGECAGGAFGGARVFTTTAGPGTLRAFENFPMWAGSRLPIEVVFTVRGVNSPLSIQPDTLEIAFMLETGMLLWHAETAQDLFDYILKGYIVAEKPEVHLPIGVIVDGFFVTHTKDMVMMTPENRTLPHYNPYASPVTCMDMESPPVRMMRDPFVMKSNYISYMTHASWQLEVRAAIERSRKHTIPLLDGLIEVENPDAEIMIVSSGTAVSQGREAIRLFRDQGIKVGLVKIKTIRPFPEQELRAALKNAKHIFVPEFNIAGWMAKEIKAVLPDNERVVAGPHVAGGMTMPPEIIVEEIEKSLALKGKKELIHG; this is encoded by the coding sequence ATGGCTGGTCATGAAGGAAACGGCATGCCCCAGATTGGCTCGATGAATAAAAAGGGCCAGATTATAACCGATCCGCAAGAATTATTTTTTCTTTCCCCGCGTACCCAGGCATTTTTGACCGGTTCAGAAGTGATTAAAGAAGCAGTTAAAAGAGCGAGTGTTGATTTTTCTGTCGCTTATCCGATCACTCCTCAGAGCGAAGCGTCCTCTCTTGTCGGAGAACTTTTCGCAGATGGATATGTGGGCGACTATATGAGGGGTGAATCCGAGTTTGCTGTTATGGGAGAGTGCGCCGGAGGTGCTTTTGGCGGAGCGCGTGTATTTACGACGACTGCTGGTCCGGGTACTTTGAGGGCATTTGAAAACTTTCCAATGTGGGCAGGAAGCAGACTTCCGATTGAAGTGGTGTTTACGGTCAGAGGTGTGAATTCACCGCTTTCCATCCAGCCGGATACACTCGAGATCGCATTTATGCTTGAAACAGGGATGCTGTTGTGGCATGCGGAAACCGCACAGGATTTATTTGACTATATTCTGAAGGGATATATCGTAGCAGAAAAACCAGAGGTCCATCTTCCAATTGGCGTCATTGTAGATGGGTTCTTTGTGACGCATACAAAAGATATGGTGATGATGACCCCTGAAAACAGAACCCTTCCCCATTATAATCCCTATGCTTCTCCGGTGACTTGTATGGATATGGAATCACCGCCCGTTCGCATGATGCGTGATCCATTCGTCATGAAATCGAATTATATTTCCTATATGACCCATGCAAGCTGGCAGCTTGAGGTTCGCGCAGCGATCGAACGTTCTCGCAAGCATACAATTCCTCTTCTGGACGGACTGATTGAGGTGGAGAATCCGGATGCGGAAATCATGATTGTCTCTTCTGGTACTGCAGTTTCGCAAGGAAGAGAGGCAATAAGGCTCTTCAGGGATCAGGGCATTAAAGTCGGGTTGGTCAAGATTAAAACGATTCGACCATTTCCCGAGCAGGAATTAAGGGCCGCATTAAAAAATGCCAAGCATATCTTTGTTCCAGAATTCAATATTGCAGGATGGATGGCAAAAGAAATCAAAGCTGTGTTGCCGGATAATGAAAGGGTAGTCGCCGGCCCTCATGTTGCGGGCGGAATGACAATGCCCCCCGAAATCATTGTGGAAGAGATTGAAAAATCGCTTGCCCTGAAAGGAAAGAAGGAGCTCATCCATGGGTAA
- a CDS encoding DUF1841 family protein: MKLFDQSDQWRFSRIAEKRKTTILEGEDARIAAIMEEHPEFDPFWSLGEASASPQEIQGQIVNPFVHITLHLQIQNQIEREFPQEVKQAFLRLVEQGESDHEAIHQIISVYANLYFKALRRGQSFDESEYSIQLKYLTAS; the protein is encoded by the coding sequence ATGAAACTGTTTGATCAAAGCGATCAATGGCGATTTTCCAGAATAGCAGAAAAACGTAAAACGACTATCCTTGAAGGAGAGGATGCTCGTATAGCGGCTATCATGGAGGAACACCCCGAATTTGATCCTTTTTGGTCTCTTGGGGAAGCTTCAGCAAGCCCCCAGGAAATTCAAGGACAGATTGTTAATCCATTTGTCCATATTACATTGCACCTTCAAATCCAGAATCAGATAGAGAGAGAGTTTCCCCAGGAAGTAAAACAGGCTTTTCTTCGACTTGTAGAGCAAGGTGAATCCGATCACGAAGCGATACACCAAATCATCAGCGTGTATGCAAATTTATACTTTAAAGCTCTTCGGAGAGGTCAGTCTTTCGATGAATCAGAGTATTCAATCCAATTGAAGTACCTGACTGCGTCATGA
- a CDS encoding pyruvate ferredoxin oxidoreductase has protein sequence MYLVAHVDTAVCSETACKLCTQYCPEANTILYDNDKKTAFIAVDRCKACEICVSICDNLAKHSAIKMIMITDIENAFELSKSGFRPGEWENIPKPSVPASH, from the coding sequence ATGTATTTGGTGGCTCATGTAGATACGGCAGTCTGTTCAGAAACGGCCTGCAAGCTCTGTACCCAGTATTGTCCAGAAGCAAATACCATTTTGTACGACAATGATAAGAAAACAGCTTTTATTGCAGTTGACAGGTGTAAAGCTTGTGAAATCTGTGTGAGTATCTGTGACAATTTGGCAAAGCATAGCGCGATTAAGATGATTATGATCACAGATATTGAAAATGCATTTGAGCTTTCAAAAAGTGGTTTTCGCCCTGGAGAATGGGAAAATATTCCTAAACCATCCGTTCCGGCTTCTCATTAA
- a CDS encoding 2-oxoacid:acceptor oxidoreductase family protein, giving the protein MTNKKRYNIRMAGIGGQGVVTASHILSNGMVIMGGESTLVPFFGSEKRLAPVESYVRIANGRIYEIGEIIYPNVIMIFHPQVITHGKSYTMPFYSGLKPNGVVLINSDVPIKLVPDEERELKERNARIFYLPATVLAREKADTDLATNMAMVGAISAIMGIPDLKSLEQSVKERFLGKGFVVSGGTAALDNVIERKFAKKEQLLKKNMEVISAAYNYAVEHNWTEQQQAATA; this is encoded by the coding sequence ATGACGAATAAAAAAAGATACAACATCCGGATGGCTGGTATTGGGGGACAGGGAGTTGTGACGGCTTCCCATATCTTGAGTAATGGAATGGTCATTATGGGTGGGGAAAGTACTCTGGTTCCATTTTTTGGTTCGGAAAAGCGACTCGCACCGGTTGAGTCGTATGTTCGTATCGCAAATGGAAGAATCTATGAGATCGGTGAAATTATTTATCCAAACGTGATCATGATCTTCCATCCGCAGGTTATTACGCATGGCAAGTCCTATACAATGCCTTTTTATTCAGGTCTCAAGCCAAACGGTGTTGTCTTGATCAACTCCGATGTGCCGATCAAGTTGGTTCCGGATGAGGAGAGGGAGCTAAAGGAAAGAAATGCTCGTATATTCTATCTTCCCGCAACAGTATTGGCCCGTGAAAAAGCGGATACAGATCTGGCGACAAACATGGCCATGGTTGGTGCAATCAGTGCAATCATGGGTATTCCGGATCTCAAGTCTCTCGAACAGTCTGTGAAAGAGCGTTTTCTGGGCAAGGGATTTGTTGTGTCCGGTGGAACAGCAGCACTCGATAATGTCATCGAAAGAAAGTTTGCCAAAAAAGAACAGCTCTTGAAGAAAAATATGGAAGTTATTTCGGCTGCCTATAATTATGCTGTCGAACATAACTGGACCGAGCAACAGCAAGCTGCAACTGCCTGA
- a CDS encoding thiamine pyrophosphate-dependent enzyme encodes MSFDNIKMSPALEKYMTKEYRDLVERGPYGKQKKVSEMGTFKEILEEHPMCAGCAMTLFIRLTMIGLPNPEHTILIGTAGCGRLALTQSSIPFIYGNYGDTNAVASGLKRGLATRFPDQNKDVVVMAGDGGLADIGFSAVMHSWFRKEKFTTIMLDNEVYGNTGGQESGMTERGAILKMAPKGKQFEKMDMLGLAKTANVAYIARVTPTNPTRVASTVRKAVMIAREIGPTFIQAYTSCNIEYAIPTPKVMDDAKEVENARYGFLEIMSDEAREYLESLEPAKKTKTK; translated from the coding sequence ATGAGTTTCGATAATATTAAAATGTCTCCGGCTCTGGAAAAATATATGACCAAAGAGTATCGGGACCTGGTTGAAAGAGGGCCTTACGGAAAGCAGAAGAAGGTTTCCGAAATGGGAACATTTAAGGAAATCCTTGAAGAGCATCCGATGTGTGCAGGATGCGCGATGACTTTGTTTATACGCCTTACAATGATTGGTTTACCGAATCCTGAGCATACGATTTTAATCGGAACAGCAGGGTGTGGTCGGCTTGCCCTGACACAAAGTTCGATTCCCTTTATCTATGGAAACTATGGGGATACGAATGCGGTGGCTTCTGGTCTTAAAAGAGGATTGGCCACCCGCTTCCCTGACCAGAACAAGGATGTTGTTGTTATGGCAGGTGATGGTGGCTTGGCGGATATTGGTTTCAGTGCGGTGATGCACTCCTGGTTCCGGAAAGAAAAATTTACGACGATCATGCTTGACAATGAGGTCTATGGCAACACTGGTGGTCAGGAATCGGGAATGACGGAAAGAGGTGCTATTCTCAAGATGGCACCAAAAGGAAAACAGTTTGAAAAAATGGATATGCTCGGTTTGGCAAAAACAGCGAATGTTGCCTATATCGCCAGGGTTACCCCAACCAATCCAACACGGGTGGCCTCGACTGTTCGCAAGGCTGTGATGATCGCCAGGGAAATTGGGCCGACATTTATTCAGGCCTATACATCATGCAATATTGAGTATGCGATTCCGACACCAAAAGTGATGGATGATGCAAAAGAAGTGGAAAACGCCCGCTATGGATTCCTGGAAATCATGTCCGATGAGGCGAGGGAATACCTTGAATCCCTTGAGCCAGCAAAAAAGACAAAAACGAAGTAG
- a CDS encoding transketolase C-terminal domain-containing protein produces the protein MADSAGVEVKPGSNVQSPAQAPAGSEASRQRVVSPERMFFEAPRERAFITGSEAAKEAIRRANVDIAISYPITPQSETMQQVGALWAEGYVKEYYRGEEEFGVMSAIAGASRSGARSLTATAGPGLMRGMEVVASWPGGRMPLVLLIMCRVINAPLSIQPDNAELAYLLNTGNIIFHAENQQDFFDFTLKAFVISEKPEVTLPVAVAVDGFFVTHARGYVMLPPSDEKLPPRDCYHEAVPIMDNENPPARISRDAPIQKSNFISYHVHASWQQEVWAAVERSRRYIDKYMGGLVEVVNPGADTIIVASGSAVSQSREAVRQAEEDLGERIGLVKVRSLRPFPTQELREACKNAKRILVPEFNCVGWLHREVCTALYGHTKAEIVSGPRVFGGISLPTEMILQYIFPDKKFAF, from the coding sequence ATGGCAGATAGTGCTGGAGTCGAAGTTAAGCCAGGCTCAAATGTCCAGTCCCCGGCTCAAGCGCCGGCTGGTTCTGAAGCTTCCCGTCAGCGGGTCGTTTCTCCGGAACGGATGTTTTTTGAGGCTCCGAGAGAGAGAGCATTTATTACCGGTTCTGAGGCAGCCAAAGAAGCCATTCGCCGAGCAAATGTAGACATTGCTATTTCATATCCTATCACTCCTCAGAGTGAAACAATGCAGCAGGTCGGTGCGTTGTGGGCAGAGGGCTATGTCAAGGAATACTATCGTGGCGAAGAAGAATTTGGTGTGATGTCAGCGATTGCCGGAGCATCGAGATCAGGTGCAAGGTCACTGACGGCAACGGCAGGCCCTGGATTGATGAGAGGAATGGAAGTTGTCGCTTCCTGGCCTGGCGGGAGAATGCCGTTAGTTCTTCTGATTATGTGCCGGGTCATTAATGCTCCCCTCTCTATTCAGCCTGATAATGCGGAACTGGCTTACCTTCTAAATACGGGAAATATTATTTTCCATGCTGAAAATCAGCAGGATTTTTTTGATTTTACCCTAAAGGCGTTTGTCATCTCTGAGAAGCCTGAAGTTACGCTTCCCGTTGCTGTGGCAGTGGATGGTTTTTTCGTGACGCATGCCCGTGGTTATGTCATGCTTCCTCCGAGCGATGAAAAGCTTCCACCAAGAGATTGCTATCATGAAGCAGTCCCGATTATGGACAACGAAAATCCTCCTGCCAGAATCTCTCGAGATGCTCCAATTCAGAAGAGCAACTTTATCAGCTATCATGTTCATGCGTCCTGGCAGCAGGAGGTGTGGGCGGCTGTTGAAAGATCCAGAAGGTATATTGATAAATACATGGGCGGACTTGTAGAGGTTGTTAATCCGGGGGCAGATACAATCATCGTTGCTTCGGGAAGTGCTGTTTCTCAGTCTCGAGAGGCTGTCCGTCAGGCGGAAGAAGATCTCGGTGAACGCATTGGTTTGGTGAAGGTTCGTTCGCTCAGACCATTCCCGACACAAGAACTGCGCGAAGCATGCAAAAATGCCAAGAGAATTCTTGTTCCGGAGTTTAACTGTGTTGGTTGGCTCCATCGGGAAGTGTGTACAGCTCTTTATGGACATACAAAGGCAGAGATTGTTTCCGGGCCAAGGGTTTTTGGTGGAATCTCCCTTCCGACGGAAATGATTCTTCAATACATCTTTCCGGATAAAAAATTCGCTTTTTAG
- a CDS encoding J domain-containing protein: MGGSNFYKSRAKMRDLIESLIRKSMAGMDLAMDKMFALQPETYLRYEERFSELARLLECLQVELESVDSWGELDRIQRRVYFLEERFEDIDSVLRKRPRRSRSRFSMDNLFRVSQGGPGRSRSANGTDENGLSLEEACEVLGIDMTAKLPEIRKKFRTLMKELHPDIRMGDRSKEGQMRKILAAYEVLKQRQVTS, translated from the coding sequence ATGGGTGGGAGTAATTTCTACAAGTCCCGGGCAAAAATGAGGGATTTGATTGAAAGCTTGATCCGTAAATCGATGGCAGGAATGGATTTGGCGATGGACAAGATGTTTGCCCTTCAGCCTGAAACGTACCTTCGATACGAAGAAAGATTTTCAGAATTGGCGCGTCTGCTGGAATGTCTTCAGGTCGAGCTAGAGTCTGTCGACAGTTGGGGCGAGCTTGATCGGATCCAAAGGCGAGTCTATTTTCTGGAAGAGAGATTTGAAGACATTGACAGCGTTCTTCGCAAGAGACCCCGAAGGTCGCGCTCCAGATTTTCGATGGACAATTTGTTCCGGGTTTCTCAGGGAGGCCCCGGCAGATCGCGCTCTGCTAATGGAACGGATGAAAACGGATTGTCTTTGGAGGAAGCGTGTGAGGTTTTGGGGATCGACATGACGGCAAAACTGCCGGAGATTCGCAAAAAGTTTCGGACTCTTATGAAAGAACTTCATCCTGACATCCGGATGGGGGACAGGAGTAAAGAGGGTCAGATGCGAAAAATTCTCGCTGCCTATGAAGTTCTTAAACAAAGGCAGGTTACATCCTGA